In Sphaerospermopsis torques-reginae ITEP-024, the genomic window GGCGATCCTTTAGCAAACCCCGAAAAAACATTTCGTACCTTTGAGTTGATTGCAGATAAAGCACCAGATATTAAGCTTTGTTTATCAACCAACGGTTTGATGCTACCAGAATATATTGATCGCATCAAACAATTAAATATAGATCACGTTACCATCACCCTCAACACCATTGATCCAGAAATAGGCGCACAAATTTATTCTTGGGTTCACTATAAACGCAAACGTTATAGAGGTGTAGAAGGTGCGAAAATTCTGCTAGAAAAGCAGATGGAAGGATTGCAAGCTTTAAAAGAAGCTGACATTTTGTGTAAAGTTAATTCTGTGATGATTCCCGGAATTAATGATCAACACTTGGTAGAAGTTAACAAAGCAATTCGTGAAAAAGGTGCATTCCTGCACAACATCATGCCGCTAATTTCTGCCCCAGAACATGGTACACATTTTGGTTTAACTGGTCAACGTGGACCAACCAACAAAGAACTGAAAGAAGTACAGGATCAATGTTCTGGTAACATGAAAATGATGCGTCACTGTCGCCAGTGTCGTGCCGATGCGGTAGGATTATTAGGAGAAGACCGCAGCCAGGAATTTACTAAAGAGAAATTCTTGGAAATGTCCCCAGAATATGACTTAGAAAAACGTCAAGAAGTACAGGAAGGAATTGAGAAATTTAGAGAAGAAATCAAACTAGCAAAAGAGAAAGTTAAGGCTGAAAAACAAACAGCTACTAAGGAAAAAATTCTCGTTGCAGTTGCTACTAAAGGCGGTGGTTTAGTTAACCAACACTTCGGACACGCGAAAGAATTTCAAGTTTACGAAGTTGATGGAAATGAAGTTCGTTATGCAGGACATCGCCGAATTGATCAATATTGTCAAGGTGGATACGGCGAAGAAGCAACCGCAGAGAATATAATGAAAGCAATTGCAGATTGCAAAGCGGTTTTAGTTTCCAAAATTGGCAACTGTCCTAAAGAGAAACTGCACGCAGCCGGCATACAGACTGTTGAAGCTTACGATGTAATCGAAAAAGTTGCTTTAGAGTTTTACGAGCAGTATGTAAAGGCGAAACAGTAATGAATATTTAGGAAGTCAAAAGTCAAAAGTTTGAAGAATACTGTTCTTTTTACTTCTCACTTTTGCCTTCTCTATTCACCCATTACTACAGCCCAAAACCTCAAAGGAGAATAATCATGGCTTACACAATTACTAGCCAGTGTATTTCCTGTAATCTTTGTGTGTCTGTATGTCCTAATGGTGCAATTCAAGAAGTTGAAGGTAAGCACGTAATTGATTCTGAAAAGTGTACAAACTGTGCTAATACTATTTACACTGTTCCTCAATGTAAAGCAGTTTGTCCTACAGCTAGTGGTTGTGTAGAAGAATCAAAAGATTATTGGGAAATGTGGTTTGCTACTTATAACCGCGTGATTGCAAAATTAACCAATAAACAAGATTATTGGGAACGCTGGTATAACACTTATTCCCAGAAATTAGCGGAACAATTGAAAAAA contains:
- the nifB gene encoding nitrogenase cofactor biosynthesis protein NifB, which translates into the protein MTLPATGLLTSSEQEPNLKAKSGGCGCDSSTAPEMDEKLKARIANHPCYSEEAHHHYARMHVAVAPACNIQCNYCNRKYDCANESRPGVVSELLTPEEAAHKVLVVASKIPQMTVLGIAGPGDPLANPEKTFRTFELIADKAPDIKLCLSTNGLMLPEYIDRIKQLNIDHVTITLNTIDPEIGAQIYSWVHYKRKRYRGVEGAKILLEKQMEGLQALKEADILCKVNSVMIPGINDQHLVEVNKAIREKGAFLHNIMPLISAPEHGTHFGLTGQRGPTNKELKEVQDQCSGNMKMMRHCRQCRADAVGLLGEDRSQEFTKEKFLEMSPEYDLEKRQEVQEGIEKFREEIKLAKEKVKAEKQTATKEKILVAVATKGGGLVNQHFGHAKEFQVYEVDGNEVRYAGHRRIDQYCQGGYGEEATAENIMKAIADCKAVLVSKIGNCPKEKLHAAGIQTVEAYDVIEKVALEFYEQYVKAKQ
- a CDS encoding 4Fe-4S binding protein, encoding MAYTITSQCISCNLCVSVCPNGAIQEVEGKHVIDSEKCTNCANTIYTVPQCKAVCPTASGCVEESKDYWEMWFATYNRVIAKLTNKQDYWERWYNTYSQKLAEQLKKQQAVI